CCGTACGGCAAAGATCCTTGACCGTTTTCACTCGCGCGGGAAACCGGGTGCGAAACGGCGCAAACACGTTCATGATTTTGAAATAGGCTTCGGCGAGCATCCACAGTCCGAACAGGCCGAAGAGGGGCCAAAGCCAGCGGAACCAGGGGAGCTGCCAGAGGTGAAACTGCTCGATGGCCACTACTCCCGCCGCTAGTAGAAAACCTACGACGGGGATGACGCGCGGATACTCCAGTTCGCGGATGTGATAAGGTAATGCTTCGCGCAAGTCATCCCATTGCGCCCGGCGGGTCTCGCGAGGAAACAACGAATCGAGCCGACTTCCAAGCTCGATCTTACCGCACGGCTCACCGATCACTAGCGACAACACCTCCTGGAGCTCCGTCCAGAGACGGCGGTTGATTGCAAGATCGAAACGGCCAACATCACGGAAGTTCAGCCTCTGCAAGATGAACGTATAAAGATCGCCGACGGTGATGTCGTTGTCGCGCACCATACCAAGAAACTCGTCGTCAGAGATCTTGATCCCGAACGATCGCTCGACGCGAAAGCGAATGTCCAATAAGTCCAAACCCATAAGCCTGCTCGGCGCGGTAACAGTTGTTACGAGTAATTGTAACGTT
The sequence above is a segment of the Pirellulales bacterium genome. Coding sequences within it:
- a CDS encoding acyl carrier protein, with product TLQLLVTTVTAPSRLMGLDLLDIRFRVERSFGIKISDDEFLGMVRDNDITVGDLYTFILQRLNFRDVGRFDLAINRRLWTELQEVLSLVIGEPCGKIELGSRLDSLFPRETRRAQWDDLREALPYHIRELEYPRVIPVVGFLLAAGVVAIEQFHLWQLPWFRWLWPLFGLFGLWMLAEAYFKIMNVFAPFRTRFPARVKTVKDLCRTVLANNYAEICRGSVVHLDDRSLEIWQTLVEQLSHAVGVETDHVTFHSRLIRDLGME